The following coding sequences lie in one Chanos chanos chromosome 4, fChaCha1.1, whole genome shotgun sequence genomic window:
- the LOC115809025 gene encoding mRNA decay activator protein ZFP36L2, producing MREQLHQKTSEKEMSATILSAFYDIDMLYKQDKSLNMNAIHINSMLDKKAVGAPVTTSSTTNNCSYTPGFFRRNSTSNMDSMTNSNKYPVSSYNNMKESPANTSTNTAIMNKENKFRDRAYSENGERSQQLQVLQKPGSQINSTRYKTELCRPFEENGACKYGEKCQFAHGYHELRSLSRHPKYKTEPCRTFHTIGFCPYGPRCHFIHNADERRPAPTNANIQGEPKTTRELCGYGQREVVQQPGAFRDRPKLHHSLSFSGFSSHHGLDSPLIESPTSRTPPPPSSNSSCSSNFYEDVLSPNTMPCVNNTFAFPGQDLKAFLAPLAVHTQNGYANQTNGAYYGGLQANMGPPSPPYSISHLQSLHRLSESPVFDSPPSPPDSISDRESYASGSLSSSGSLSGSESPSLDAGRRLPIFSRLSISDD from the exons ATGAGAGAGCAACTGCACCAGaaaacttcagaaaaagaaatgtctgcGACCATCTTGTCCGCTTTCTATGACATCGACATGTTGTACAAG CAAGATAAAAGCCTGAATATGAATGCAATTCATATCAACAGCATGTTGGACAAGAAGGCTGTCGGGGCTCCTGTAACAACTTCTAGTACCACCAACAACTGCTCCTACACTCCGGGATTTTTCCGCCGCAACTCCACCAGCAATATGGATTCAATGACCAACAGCAACAAGTACCCTGTCAGTTCCTACAATAACATGAAGGAAAGCCCAGCTAACACTAGCACCAACACCGCCATCATGAACAAGGAGAACAAGTTTCGTGACCGTGCATATAGTGAAAACGGGGAGCGGAGCCAGCAACTGCAAGTTCTGCAGAAGCCTGGGTCTCAGATCAACTCGACACGTTACAAAACAGAGCTGTGCAGGCCATTTGAGGAGAACGGTGCGTGCAAATACGGAGAAAAGTGTCAGTTTGCTCATGGGTACCACGAGCTGAGGAGTCTTTCTCGGCACCCGAAGTACAAAACCGAGCCCTGCCGCACCTTTCATACCATCGGCTTTTGCCCATATGGCCCTCGGTGCCATTTCATTCACAACGCAGACGAACGAAGACCAGCCCCAACTAACGCAAATATCCAGGGAGAGCCCAAGACGACCAGAGAGCTGTGTGGTTACGGTCAGAGGGAGGTGGTGCAACAGCCAGGCGCCTTCAGGGACAGACCGAAGCTCCATCACAGCCTCAGTTTCTCTGGCTTTTCCAGCCACCATGGACTTGATTCTCCCCTCATCGAAAGCCCTACGTCCCGCACTCCTCCACCCCCTTCTTCCAACTCCTCATGCTCGTCTAACTTTTACGAAGATGTGCTGTCGCCAAACACGATGCCTTGCGTCAACAACACCTTCGCTTTCCCTGGTCAAGACCTGAAAGCCTTTCTAGCTCCGCTGGCTGTACACACGCAGAATGGCTATGCCAACCAGACGAATGGTGCTTACTATGGGGGACTCCAGGCTAACATGGGCCCCCCTTCTCCTCCCTACAGCATCAGCCACTTGCAGTCCCTGCACCGCCTCTCGGAGTCGCCGGTGTTCGACTCCCCTCCTAGCCCACCTGACTCCATCTCAGACCGGGAGAGCTATGCAAGCGGGTCCCTCAGCTCTTCTGGAAGTCTCAGCGGCTCCGAATCGCCAAGTTTGGATGCTGGAAGACGTTTGCCAATCTTCAGCAGGCTGTCGATTTCAGATGAttaa